A stretch of DNA from Chionomys nivalis chromosome 14, mChiNiv1.1, whole genome shotgun sequence:
GACAGGAAAGAAAGtcacaggaagaagaggcagagagcacaAGCCCTCTTTACCTCATGATTTGGACAACATTCTGGTTCATTTGAATGTGCCAATGCTGTATCTCCATGAGGAGTAAAACCAGAAGTTATCCCCAGTCTCTGCCATGTAATCAAGGTAAAGGAGCTGCAGACCTTTGGGGATGGATGCACttccatggcctcttttctctgtacaaacacACCCTTTATCTGAAGCTTTGCAAGCAATACTGCAGAAATTACTACCAGTGGATACAGTCACTTCTTAGATCATGGTCCTAATTGAATTCCAAATGGAAAATAGTTGCATGATCTACTTTTTGACAAAGTCTTTTCTTAATCAACAGCATATGTATGGATGTATGAATGATGTATTCAAGATATTTGAGACTTTGGTATGACCCTTTAAATGTAAGGAAACAAAGTGAAAAGAGTAAAAGTTAAAACACACCCATGTGCAATCATTTGTGCAAAAGATGGTAAACTGATAAGTATTTGTACAATTAAAAGAGCTCAGAGAATGCAGTATTTCACACACTAGATTATGAACTAAACTCTCTATTTGTGGTCATGTTGCTTGACCAGAAGCAAATGTTTTCAAAACATCATACTTCCAGACATTCACTTGAAGTTACTCTTGAGGCTCAGAAAACATGTGTGGCAGTCTCCCCACCCCGTCTTAGAGAAAGTCTTTAAAAGTCAGTATCCCTTCCATTCCGTGCACTTGTGATTTTATTAGATTAGGGCCTCTGGCTTCCAAATTACTGAGCTGACACTTTATTTAAAGATGATCCAGGGAGCACAGCCCACTGTTGATGGCGCTGCCTTTTATGAACTActtgaaggagagggagggggcctTAGTTGATGGGGTGAGAAGATagcttttcattgttttaaattaaagcaGAAAATGTCTAAACTATTTTGTGAGTTGACTCTAACACAGATTCTTCTTTATGCCTCTGTGGTACTCTTCCTTTAGTGACTGAGTGAGACAACATACATTTCCTCTGCCTCTGTTGAACACTTGCAGATCCCAGATGACTTTCTGTGTTAACAGGACTCTCAGGATAAACTGATGCTGACCATGAGGTCTAGGCCCACATGAACGGTTAAAGGAGCCAggaatgtcatccatgtaatctGTTGATGGATGGGATTTTACTCTTGCAAGACTTGGGTGAAAAATAGGCAAACAGGGAAAAGGGGGGCAGACTTCACTCCCCATGGCTGTTAACCATATAGCAATGCATTTGTTCCATATGTTCGTTTGCTAATGTGATCTGGATCCAGGCAATGTGCTTTTACATAATTCCTGagttattaaaattttgatttcttAGAGATAATTCCTTGCATGTAAGGGAGGGgggtgtacacgtgtgtgtgtgcatgcacatgtgagtgtgtgtgtgtgtgtgtgtgtgaatttactACCACTAAATTCAGAAAGAAATTTAGTTCCCCTGAGTAAAGCATCTTTGCACGCAGTCAGCTCCTTGCTCTAGAGCACTTCCCATGGTTTTGGCCCATTAAGCGGAGCACAACAGCTTGATGAATTAATGCTTATATAGGCACAGTTGGCAGCTTCTAATTAAATAATTATGGCTAAGCAGCTGCACGGAAGCAGTTATGCACCCTAGAAAGCCAGCTGTCAGTTTTATTGGTCCTAAGACAGAGGAAGAGTTAATATCTAGCTCTGGATGCTGGGTACCAAAGGGAAGTCTAGGATTTGCAAATAAATGCTGTTAGTATGACTTCCCTGTGCATGGGTGCTAGCCTATTCATGGAGACATGGAGAGCAAACTGACGCTCAACAGCTCAGCAAAGGAAGCAGCAATTATATGGTCAGGAGATTGGGATATTTCCAGAGCATTCTAAAGAGGGCATAGTGTCAGACAGGTCAGCCCTTGATGAACACAGAAGCACCCCGACCTAGATAGCAAATGCATCAATTAGGTGGGTAAATGACTGAAAGTCGAGTGTACAAACCTGCATTTGAACTATTTTCAAAGCAAATGTCCCCCCAAAAGTTTGGAGAAGGCATATGTTCTACAGAATCACAGAAAGTGTCAGCTCCTTACAGAAGGTTTAAAAATCTAGAATCTTATCTCTGTATCCATTGGAACTTTTCCAGACAGAAGAAAGCAGTATTTGTTGATTAAACTCTGGCCTACATGAAGATCCAAAGACCACAATTAGGGTCACTGGACCAAGTAATGCTTGCTACTCCATACACATCAGTAAGCTCTTGGGGACTGATTTAACTTTTCTTCATGGGCCATCTTGTCTGCGCAATCCACACACCCTCACTTCTGAGTAGATATGTGATGACCCAGTTTGGAGAAACCTCACATCCCATTGGCTTCTCTACCTACACAAACTCCAAATGGAGAAGCACAACTCTAGGCAAAGCCTGGCCCAAGAAACTCAGTCTTCCCTTTATATTTAAACAAGTGTAGACAACTTAATCCTGACTTCTGAAGTCGCTTCAAAATCAGCAGAAGGAAATAGAATGTTAACACCGAGAACACAGTCTTTATGGAATGAACTCAACACCAAAGCCCAAATCCTGTTGAAACTCAGCAGTTAGATCAAGCATCACACCGTATAGACCAATTGACTGTTCTTCCTGCAAAGACCAATGGCTTGTATTTCACGATGCCTTTCTATAAAGCAAAGCAGTCCACACCAGAAGTCCACATTTAAGCAAAATGAAAGAGCACTACTTGAAAGGCGCTGGCAATCACATCACCTCACATATAATACTGATTTTTGTGTCATGTCAGGAATTCGATCTACCCAGTAGCTGAGGTGTTTGCATGTGATTGGCAGTTCTCAGGGACCTTGTTCATTTTAGGTGAATCTTAAACAAAGTTCAGCGTAATTAAGCCTGCAATCCAACTCCAGTCTCAgtagaaaaatgttaaagaacCAAACAACAGATTTGTAAAGCCCATAAAAGTAAATTTCAGACCTGGGGGAAATGGGGGCTTTTCAGCAGTCTGCACTGCCATCTAGCCAAGACCACATCACTCTGTACACCGTCCATTTGCCTTCTGAAAGGCACTGATGAAAGAAAGCCTGCAGCAATCAGCTTAACAGACCCCAAGAGTTTAGCTGAAAGGACTGGCAGTAGCCCTTCATCCACACTGACTCTGCAAAATCTCCAAACCCTGTGAACCAACGGCCAAGCTGTAGACAGCAATCTTACAGTCACAGATCACTAGCAATCTTACAGTCACAAACAACTAGCAATCTTACAGTCACAAATCACTATCTAGAAAAAAGTCATACACGCTTGTTTACAAACTCTTCCAGCACCATTGGTCCCTTCTAATTTTTGAAGACTGACTATCCCATGACCTCAttggaaaaaacaagaaagattcCTCCAGGATCTGATAAGGCATAAGAACCGAATTGTAGGCTTCAGGACTCTATAGTTTTAGCATAGCTACAATCCCAAATCAGTGTCCTTAGATTCTAGCAAAGCATGAGACCACATCTGTGATGAGAAgtcaaatatacaaaaataaacaaaaaccttcCTACTTACGATAGAAGACGTATTCGGTATAGCTCGACCAGATCTTGTCCTCTGTATACTGGTTGACAAAAGACGCTGTCACCGAGGAGTTACAGGCCACCATGTGGAATCCACACTCTGACAACATATCAAAAGCTCTTTCCAGATGTTTGAACTTGAGATAAAATCTGGAGGTGTATCTTTCCGGGGCTCTGTCTGGGTCTCTGCTTTCATTCAGAGTTTCTCCAAAGACTTCCTTTGCCAATGAAATCCTTCCGCAAACTAAAATCCGGGGAACTCTTCGAAACTTGGCATCTGCTTGCCCCTCTCTGCCCAAGGTACAGGATCCCCTGTAACCCACAGTAATAAAACCCCACTTGCGGTCATGAGGGAGCAGTGCAGAGGGGGGGCAGATTCTTGTGTCGCTTCCTTGGGAGCCATCCTCAAAATCGCTGTGGCAGAAGTCATCTGGGCTTTGCTTGACTTCCTCAGGGGCCAGGAGCTTGACCAGATCTGGTAGCTGGAAATACTCGGCCTCTCTTTTCAACCTTCCCCTTTCTGGAAAGTGGTCAGGCAGGACCACCTGCCTGTCCCTGAGATAGTCCAGAATATAACGGAACAGGAAGCCATCTCTGTCGATGAAAAACCTTCCCTTGGAATCCTTGGCTAGATCGTTAACGTTGTCTCTCTTTGGGGAAAACATTTTCCACAAGAGGGAATGGGGGATGCTTATTAATGTGGAATGGCGGGTGAAGTAAACCTGGCCCCCAACGTTCAGCTCTATGACTTCGGGGAAGGAGTTGGGGACCACAGCCCCTTGATCCCGAGGATAGTAACGATTACAGTTCCCACTCAGAGCCATTGTCCCTTTCTTCTGCAGCTTCCCGGACTGAAAGGTGCAATCCAAGCCAGTTACAGCCTTAGGCTTTGCATCCAGTTGTAAGAGAGGGAAAAGGTGCTAACTTGCTCAAAATGACCTCCTCTAGCCCCGGTTTTGCTCTTTATTCCCCTCAACAAGGCAAATTTTAGGAGAGTCCACAGGTGAAGCAATGCAGGACAGAAAGTTTAAAGGTGTCTGGTAGTGAGCTTCACAGAAGGTAGTGGTCAGCTTGGCTACATTCGCTCTTCCATTAGGATGGGGAGGCAAGAAGGCCAAGTGCCCAGGTACTTGGTCTGTctgagggaaaagagagaaattatTTCCTCAGACCCAGAATGAGTCAGAAAAGGAGAGCCTTTGGGGAGagcagagggggagagagggagggaaaacggCAGGGAGGAGAATATTTTTACATAAGCAGCCGGAAACTATTGACTTTAATCACTCCTTAATGGAGTTAGCGCTTCCCTCAGCCTGCGCTGCCTTTAAGTTTAGCCTTATGCCACTGTCTTCAGCAGCTGCTGCTCACATCGAGCCTGTTTGTAAATCTGATGTCAAAGGCATATGCAATTTTCAACTTCCAAAGAgacccgttttttttttttttcagcaggacCGAGAAAGCAGTGAGTCTCGGCGCTTACCTTAGCGAGTGCTGGAGACTCAGTTCTTGCGAAGAAATAACCTTTTCCAGAGCAATCGGAAACCACAGCCACACTGGGTCTGGATCTCTCGTCAAATCCCAAACAGGTAGAGGACAGAGGTATCAATGAAAAGTGCCAGAGAGATGTGCTCTCGGGAAATAAACGATTCCGCACTTACGCGCTCGTAGATGTgcgtttgtatatatgtatgtgtgtacgtattCACTCCCAAATCTCTAGTTAAAAGGGATCGGGGAAAAAAAAGTTGAGCCGTGAGAAGGCTGAGTCGAAGaagtgaagcaaagaaaaaaatattcaaccAAAGCTTcggcaggggaaaaaaagaaaggaaaaccaagaTCCAAACCTTTAGAAACAGATCCTTTGCACCTGGGAGAGTTACAAGAGGTACCTGGACTTAAAGGCGTTCAAAGAGCCCAGAGGCAGTAAGACAGACAGAGGCGCCCGGCTAGGGTCTCAGCAGTCACCCCACCTGCCGGCAAGGGCAAAGGGACACCCATATCCCTGTCAGGTAGGAGCAAGAAGGAGCCGGGTCGGCTGGGAGATGCCTGCGGGCTCGGGCTCCGGAGCAGGAAGGTCCCACGGTGCCAGGAGCAGTTCGGATGCTGTTGTGTGAGCAGTGCAGGCAAGAAACCATCCAGGGAAATGACTATTACATCATCTTAAAGGAATAGGGCTTGGAGAGAGCGGAGGCAGCTCGGAGTCACGTCCTCGGCGGTGACAGGTTGCCAGCGCTGACGGGGACGTGGCGCCCGCGGTGGGCACTGGACGGGAGATGCTGGCTGCTGGCGCAGGGCGGGGATGCAGCACTGAACCGGCCCCCGTCCAGCCTGAGATCTGGAGTTTGCACCGGCCACCTCTgggctctttcttccttgtttccaaCTCCaccctctgccccctcccccattaattaCCCTCCACACTGGCAGTGATTTTCATCTGAAAAACCTCCGGACGTGCTCTTCAAATGCATGACTCTGCAGAAGGGCGCACGTCTCCCTCtaaatcattttccttttaatCAGAGTAATGTTCAAGTTACAAGTGTTTTAGATTCTTTTTAAGCCTTTGATGACAGTCATATTCATTCAGATATTCTTTCCCCTTCATTTCTtcggccaacacacacacacacacacacacacacacgcagaattGAGGATGCTCTCTCAAAATGATTATTCAAATGTCCATAAAAAAGCTAGGAGTTTAGCAGTAAGTCACCCATCTTGACTTACCTGTAAGAAACTGCTGCCTGCAACCTGTTCTGAGGCTTCCTTATTACTGAGACTCTCTTTGGATGCGCCTGCCCGTCCCAACCCATCCCAAGAGTACTCCTGTGGAAGACACGCCTGCTAAGAGACGTTTTACCCCTGTCCCAGAGGACTCCGTTAAGTGCATCATTAGAGTTTCAAGAAGGCATTTCCAGGGCAACCTAATACACTAACGAAGTGCTTCCAGTTGAGCCTGCCAGTCAATAATGGCCCAGCCAACCACTTACAGTAAGTCCGTCATTTCCCCTTAAAATGCCAAAGTCCTGGACTCACATCCCTGGTAAGAAAGCACTTTTTCATCAATGAATAATACAGGTGAGGCACAATCCATCCCAAACAACCTCTAGTTTAAAagctgaaaaatcaaaaaatggaAGTGAACATATGAGCTGAACACAGTTGAGGAGACTCCTGTATTCACCGACAACTTCTGCACCATTAATTAGCTTGAAAATCATCTTTCAACAGCAGActaaattgtgtttgtgtgtgtgtatgtgtgtgcacgtgcacgcgcGCTTAACAAACCTTTCTTTCAATAACCACTTGGTTACTGAACACACTCAGAATATTAGCTCACTTCCAACCCCTTATTATATTTGATTTTGCTGCTTTAACTAATGCATTAACCTGCTCTCCCTGGCCTCCATTGCCTCGCTTTTAAAGCTGGATCTTTTAAGGAAAGGTTTATTATGTGATGCGCTTCTATCGCCATCTAGTGTCCAAAATTATCAGTGCAAGTCGGTAGCAGGAAATTTAGATGAGTTAAAAATGCtatctatttttaagtttttataggAAACTAAATTTACTTTGTATTCATTATTCACcataatgagaaaataaacatttagttTCCACCATTTCATGGGAAAAACTGGATCTGAGGCTTCGCCTAATTAAGTATTGCTTTGGGTGAATAAGAAAGCAAGGGAATGCTTGGCTTCTGTTGCTACTGATGATGCTGAGACAGGTTAATTTTGACCCCTGATACTCCTCCTCTTCCAGGAGCTGAGGTTAAaagcaccaccacacctaaccatgtgtgtttgcatgcacattCATGGCAGTGGGAATGGCCCCTCATGTGGTCAGCAAAAGCTCTACCCCTGAGATCCATCTTCATTCTGAGCCTGTGTTTTAATGTTTAAAGGTGTAACAGCACATTATGACCATTGCTTCAGAGCTCAGCTCCTAAAATATTCTCTTCATTATGTATTCTAGACGAGGGGTAGAAAGGAGAGCTGATAAGAAAACAAGAATTTCAAGATTATTATACATTTTAATGACAAGTCATTTTTAAAGAGTTTCTAATATTAACTTAAATCGCAAAGCTAAAAGATTCTacaattacaaagaaaaatgctCTCCTCTCAAATAAGAGAGTATTGGCCTGGTGTGGTTTAAttaagcatgcctttaatctcatcacctGGGAGGCAGATGTATCTCTTGtgaattaaaggccagcctggtctacataatgaattccaggacagccagaactacatagtgagatactgtctcaaaaaagaaaaaaaaaagggttgggGTAGGGGTAGGATCTGTCATTGTTTCATTGGTTAGGTTATTTTCAGACCAGTCATTCATTTGAAGATAACTATTATTAATTAATTGTATCTATTGATGGGTTTAGAGCTGTTTCTATTGTGCACATTGCACTTCCCAATCATCCTATTAGtttttcatcttcctttcttttccatgtCTGTAAGTGTCTCTATTGCTTTCTTGTAATCTTTCTATCTTCAGATCATCTTTAGAAATGGgaccttggggggggggcaggcagggaggcagagaaaatgtagagctcaataaaaaaaattttaaatttaaaaaatgtttttaaattttattctgggTTCCACATATGGCAGCAAATGTGATCGAGTTAGTGATTTCTAAGTCTGCCTTACTTCACTTAACACGATGGCAtctagttccatacattttcTAGGAAATAACAAGTTACCCATTTTATGACCACATAAAACTCCAGTGTAacctgtatgtgtgcacgcacgcatgtgtgcacacacatatgtgatttctaaagttttgtttatccattcatttgttcatagACACCAACACTGACTTCATAACCTGGCTACTATGAATAGCATAACAATGAGCATGGATGTGTTAGGTGTCTCTATTGAGTGTGGATAAGATTCCATCTGGCAGATACCCAGGAGTGGACAGCTGTATCAAACAGCAGCTCTATTTTAGTTTCATGGGAACCTCCATGTTTTCTGTTCTGACCAAATGATTCCCATTCCTACCAACAGTACGTAGCTGTTCCTTTTTCTCTGCATCCTTACCAACAGTTATCCTTTGTAATAGCCATCTGACTGGAATGAGAAGGACTATCCAGTGATAATTTTGATTTTAGT
This window harbors:
- the Kctd16 gene encoding BTB/POZ domain-containing protein KCTD16 — protein: MALSGNCNRYYPRDQGAVVPNSFPEVIELNVGGQVYFTRHSTLISIPHSLLWKMFSPKRDNVNDLAKDSKGRFFIDRDGFLFRYILDYLRDRQVVLPDHFPERGRLKREAEYFQLPDLVKLLAPEEVKQSPDDFCHSDFEDGSQGSDTRICPPSALLPHDRKWGFITVGYRGSCTLGREGQADAKFRRVPRILVCGRISLAKEVFGETLNESRDPDRAPERYTSRFYLKFKHLERAFDMLSECGFHMVACNSSVTASFVNQYTEDKIWSSYTEYVFYREPSRWSSSHCDCCCKNGKGDKGESGTSCNDLSTSSCDSQSEASSPQETVICGPVSRQSNIQTLDRPIKKGPVQLIQQSEMRRKSDLLRTLTSGSRESNISSKKKAAKEKLSMEEELEKCIQDFLKIKIPDRFPERKHPWQSELLRKYHL